In one Inquilinus sp. Marseille-Q2685 genomic region, the following are encoded:
- the parE gene encoding DNA topoisomerase IV subunit B: MADLFEPGTNSNGRYTASDIEVLEGLEPVRRRPGMYIGGTDDRALHHLVAEVLDNSMDEAVAGHANTIDLSLDADGFVTIRDNGRGIPVDEHPKYPGKSALEVILTTLHSGGKFSNKIYATSGGLHGVGLSVVNALSDELRIEVARDRQLYLQRYSRGLPQGSLERGGAVQNRRGTTISFHPDPEIFGADARLQPGRLYRLARSKAYLFRGVEIRWRCDPALVAGDDRTPAEAVLHFPGGLSDYLKAALNDRPMRTPTAFAGTATFPDGGGQLEWAVAWPEDDDEGFVHTYCNTIPTPQGGTHEQGLRSGLLRSLRGFAELANHKRAGQIIADDVMSGVAVLLSIFIPNPQFQSQTKDRLASPEAAKLVEGAIKDHFDHWLSADPKSAEGLLEFLTERAEERLRRKQAKENGRKTPTARVRLPGKLADCSRTAPEGTEIFLVEGDSAGGSAKAARSRETQAILPLRGKILNVASASADKLAGNQEIADLTLALGCGTRSQYSSDKLRYERVIIMTDADVDGAHIASLLMTFFYKEMRGLIADGHLFLAQPPLYRVQAGTTTVYCRDDAHKDEVLATQFAGKKVEISRFKGLGEMMPAQLRDTTMDPAKRSLLRVELADDPDDEIDGRRTADLVEQLMGRKPELRLRFIQQNADKATELDI; the protein is encoded by the coding sequence ATGGCAGATCTGTTCGAGCCCGGCACCAACTCCAACGGCCGCTACACCGCCAGCGACATCGAGGTCCTGGAAGGTCTGGAGCCGGTGCGCCGCCGGCCCGGCATGTATATCGGCGGCACCGACGACCGTGCCCTGCACCATCTGGTGGCGGAGGTGCTGGACAACTCCATGGACGAGGCGGTGGCCGGCCATGCCAACACGATCGACCTGTCGCTCGACGCCGACGGCTTCGTCACCATCCGCGACAACGGCCGCGGCATCCCGGTCGACGAGCACCCGAAATATCCCGGCAAGTCGGCGCTGGAGGTGATCCTCACCACGCTGCATTCCGGCGGCAAGTTCTCGAACAAGATCTACGCCACCTCGGGCGGCCTGCACGGCGTCGGCCTGTCGGTGGTCAACGCCCTGTCGGACGAGCTGCGGATCGAGGTCGCGCGCGACCGCCAGCTGTACCTGCAGCGCTATTCCCGCGGCCTGCCGCAGGGCTCGCTGGAACGCGGCGGCGCGGTGCAGAACCGGCGCGGCACCACCATCAGCTTTCACCCGGACCCGGAGATCTTCGGCGCCGACGCCCGGCTGCAGCCCGGCCGGCTGTACCGGCTGGCCCGGTCCAAGGCCTATCTGTTCCGCGGTGTCGAGATCCGCTGGCGCTGCGACCCGGCGCTGGTGGCGGGCGACGACCGCACCCCGGCCGAGGCGGTGCTGCATTTCCCGGGCGGCCTGTCCGACTACCTCAAGGCGGCGCTGAACGACCGGCCGATGCGAACCCCGACCGCCTTCGCCGGCACCGCCACCTTCCCGGACGGCGGCGGCCAGCTGGAATGGGCGGTGGCCTGGCCCGAGGACGACGACGAAGGCTTCGTCCACACCTATTGCAACACCATCCCGACGCCGCAGGGCGGCACCCATGAGCAGGGCCTGCGCAGCGGCCTGCTGCGCAGCCTGCGCGGCTTCGCCGAGCTGGCCAACCACAAGCGCGCCGGCCAGATCATCGCCGACGACGTCATGTCCGGCGTCGCGGTGCTGCTGTCGATCTTCATCCCGAACCCGCAGTTCCAGAGCCAGACCAAGGACCGGCTGGCCTCGCCCGAGGCTGCCAAGCTGGTCGAGGGCGCGATCAAGGACCACTTCGACCATTGGCTGTCGGCCGACCCGAAATCGGCCGAGGGGCTGCTGGAGTTCCTGACCGAGCGGGCCGAGGAGCGGCTGCGCCGCAAGCAGGCCAAGGAGAACGGCCGCAAGACCCCGACCGCCCGTGTCCGCCTGCCCGGCAAGCTGGCCGATTGCAGCCGCACCGCGCCGGAGGGCACTGAGATCTTCCTGGTCGAGGGCGACAGCGCCGGCGGCTCGGCCAAGGCGGCGCGCAGCCGCGAGACCCAGGCGATCCTGCCGCTGCGCGGCAAGATCCTGAACGTGGCCAGCGCTTCGGCCGACAAGCTGGCCGGCAACCAGGAAATCGCCGACTTGACCCTGGCGCTGGGCTGCGGCACCCGCAGCCAGTATTCCAGCGACAAGCTGCGCTACGAGCGGGTCATCATCATGACCGACGCCGATGTCGACGGCGCCCATATCGCGTCGCTGCTGATGACCTTCTTCTACAAGGAGATGCGCGGCCTGATCGCCGACGGCCACCTGTTCCTGGCGCAGCCGCCGCTGTACCGGGTGCAGGCCGGCACCACCACCGTCTACTGCCGGGACGACGCGCACAAGGACGAGGTTTTGGCCACCCAGTTCGCCGGCAAGAAGGTCGAGATCAGCCGCTTCAAGGGCCTCGGCGAGATGATGCCGGCGCAGCTGCGCGACACCACCATGGACCCGGCCAAGCGGTCGCTGCTGCGGGTCGAGCTGGCGGACGATCCGGACGACGAGATCGACGGCCGCCGCACCGCCGACCTGGTCGAACAGCTGATGGGCCGCAAGCCGGAGCTGCGGCTGCGCTTCATCCAGCAGAACGCGGACAAGGCGACCGAGCTCGACATCTGA